The Sphingomonas alpina genome has a segment encoding these proteins:
- a CDS encoding argininosuccinate synthase, whose translation MSDQINRVVLAYSGGLDTSVILKWLQQTYNCEVVTFTADLGQGEELAPARAKAELMGVKPEHIFIDDLREEFVRDYVFPMMRSNALYEGLYLLGTSIARPLIAKRQVEIAKLVGADAVSHGATGKGNDQVRFELGYYALAPDIKVIAPWREWDLTSRTALIAFAEQHQIPVPKDKRGESPFSTDANMLHTSSEGKVLEDPWDEVPDYVYSRTVNPEDAPNEPETITVDFERGDGVAINGVGMSPATLLETLNEMGRRHGIGRLDLVENRFVGMKSRGMYETPGGTIYHLAHRGIEQLTLDRGAAHLKDELAPRYAELIYNGFWFSPEREMLQAAIDHSQEKVSGTVRLKLYKGSVIVTGRKSPNSLYSEKVVTFEDDQGAYDQRDAAGFIKLNALRLRLLGRRDR comes from the coding sequence ATGTCCGATCAGATCAATCGTGTCGTCCTCGCCTATTCCGGCGGTCTGGACACCAGCGTGATCCTGAAATGGCTGCAACAGACCTATAATTGCGAGGTGGTGACCTTCACCGCCGATCTCGGTCAGGGCGAGGAACTCGCGCCGGCGCGCGCCAAGGCCGAGCTGATGGGCGTGAAGCCCGAGCACATCTTCATCGACGATCTGCGCGAGGAATTCGTGCGCGATTATGTCTTCCCGATGATGCGCTCCAACGCCCTGTACGAGGGATTGTATCTGCTCGGCACCTCGATCGCCCGGCCGCTGATCGCCAAGCGCCAGGTCGAGATCGCCAAGCTGGTCGGCGCCGATGCGGTCAGCCATGGCGCGACCGGCAAGGGTAACGACCAGGTGCGCTTCGAGCTCGGCTATTACGCGCTCGCGCCCGATATCAAGGTGATCGCGCCTTGGCGCGAATGGGACCTGACCAGCCGTACCGCGCTGATCGCCTTTGCCGAACAGCATCAGATTCCGGTGCCCAAGGACAAGCGCGGCGAATCGCCCTTTTCGACCGACGCCAACATGCTGCACACCTCGTCGGAAGGAAAAGTGCTTGAGGATCCGTGGGACGAGGTCCCCGACTATGTCTATTCGCGCACCGTCAATCCGGAGGATGCGCCGAATGAACCGGAGACGATCACGGTCGATTTCGAACGCGGTGACGGCGTCGCGATCAATGGTGTCGGCATGTCGCCCGCGACGCTGCTGGAAACGCTCAACGAGATGGGTCGCCGGCATGGCATCGGCCGGCTCGATTTGGTCGAGAACCGTTTCGTCGGCATGAAGTCGCGCGGCATGTACGAAACGCCGGGCGGTACCATCTATCACCTCGCGCATCGTGGGATCGAACAGCTGACGCTCGACCGCGGTGCGGCGCACCTCAAGGACGAGCTCGCGCCGCGCTATGCCGAGCTGATCTATAACGGCTTCTGGTTCTCGCCGGAGCGCGAGATGCTCCAGGCGGCGATCGACCATAGCCAGGAAAAGGTCTCGGGCACGGTCCGGCTCAAGCTCTACAAGGGGTCGGTCATCGTCACGGGCCGCAAATCGCCCAATTCGCTCTACTCGGAAAAGGTCGTGACCTTCGAGGACGATCAGGGCGCCTATGATCAGCGCGACGCGGCGGGCTTTATCAAGCTCAACGCCTTGCGGTTACGCTTGCTGGGCCGTCGCGATCGGTAA
- a CDS encoding Crp/Fnr family transcriptional regulator — translation MVILTPAEHRALERLEERERPLRRGGALIRENDRTTEMFVLRRGTMMSSVLLDDGSRQILRFLFPGDMLAVSSLVYRESPETITALTDCVVCPFERSAMASLIRDHPRLAALIMVYNQIERAALTDRLAALGRTSAKARVAAILIEMRNRLRMMDKEIGASFTLGLTQEEIGDATGLTAVHVNRMLRQLEEDGLIAREAGRVTFHNERALARAANYVDRYAGLDLSWLPSAS, via the coding sequence ATGGTGATTCTGACCCCGGCCGAGCATCGGGCGCTCGAGCGACTGGAAGAGCGGGAGCGCCCGCTGCGCCGTGGCGGCGCGCTGATCCGCGAAAATGATCGCACCACCGAGATGTTCGTGTTGCGCAGGGGCACGATGATGAGCTCGGTCCTGCTCGACGATGGCAGCCGCCAGATCCTGCGCTTCCTGTTTCCCGGCGACATGCTGGCGGTGTCGAGCCTGGTGTATCGCGAATCGCCCGAGACGATCACCGCACTGACCGATTGCGTGGTATGCCCGTTCGAGCGATCGGCAATGGCGAGTCTGATCCGCGATCATCCGCGGCTGGCCGCGCTGATCATGGTCTATAACCAGATCGAGCGCGCGGCGCTGACCGACCGGCTTGCGGCACTGGGGCGCACATCGGCCAAGGCACGAGTCGCAGCGATCCTGATCGAGATGCGCAACCGTTTGCGCATGATGGACAAGGAGATCGGCGCCAGCTTCACCCTTGGACTGACTCAGGAAGAGATTGGCGACGCGACCGGCCTGACCGCGGTTCATGTCAACCGCATGCTGCGCCAGCTCGAAGAAGACGGTTTGATCGCGCGCGAGGCCGGACGAGTGACCTTCCACAACGAGCGGGCGCTGGCGCGGGCGGCGAATTATGTCGACCGTTATGCCGGGCTCGACCTGAGCTGGCTGCCGTCCGCGTCCTGA
- a CDS encoding LytTR family DNA-binding domain-containing protein, translated as MAASTAGRLWARHAMPVTIGASIWAVLALASALQGQIFALYHGQAQDWWSSLGYSVAVFSVWGALTPVVLKAAAWIAQRPALVSRIAYHLLCLPAFVAAHMLVFVVLYWPVYGTGLSPVEMARPVLLANLDKAVFAYLALVALDHFRRPGGRRARGPESHDLAVPTAPVEGLWSRAGGISRLTPYREIDWIAAAGDYAEVHANGSHRLIDRSLSSLAEELPPGEFARIHRSTIVRLDRVREVRGLGRGDASVVFHNGTSLRLSRRYRDNLAAHFPV; from the coding sequence TTGGCTGCATCGACCGCCGGCCGGCTGTGGGCGCGCCACGCAATGCCGGTGACGATCGGCGCCTCGATATGGGCGGTGCTGGCCCTGGCCAGTGCGCTTCAGGGGCAGATTTTCGCACTTTACCATGGTCAGGCCCAGGATTGGTGGTCATCGCTCGGCTATAGCGTCGCGGTCTTTTCGGTCTGGGGGGCGCTCACCCCCGTCGTGCTGAAGGCGGCGGCGTGGATCGCGCAAAGGCCTGCCCTGGTTTCACGTATTGCATATCATCTGCTGTGCCTGCCGGCGTTCGTTGCAGCGCACATGCTGGTTTTCGTTGTCCTCTACTGGCCGGTATACGGTACCGGCCTCTCGCCCGTCGAAATGGCGCGGCCGGTTCTGCTCGCCAATCTGGACAAGGCTGTTTTTGCCTATCTCGCATTGGTGGCGCTGGATCATTTTCGCAGGCCGGGCGGCCGTCGAGCCCGCGGCCCGGAAAGTCATGATCTTGCGGTTCCCACCGCACCTGTGGAGGGATTGTGGAGTCGTGCGGGCGGCATCTCGCGGCTCACCCCGTACCGGGAAATCGACTGGATCGCCGCAGCCGGTGACTATGCCGAAGTCCATGCCAATGGCAGCCACCGGCTGATCGACCGATCGCTCTCGAGCCTTGCCGAGGAATTGCCGCCGGGCGAGTTTGCGAGAATCCATCGCAGCACCATCGTGCGCCTCGATCGTGTGCGTGAAGTGCGCGGCCTCGGGCGCGGGGATGCCAGCGTCGTTTTTCACAATGGTACGTCGTTGCGCCTCAGCCGGCGCTATCGCGACAATCTGGCGGCGCATTTCCCGGTCTGA
- a CDS encoding phasin family protein — MQCSNECKEAVLASKSPNTDTTIKAPAPVVAPVSAPAVTAAAAPAPKADPAPAAAPTAKVEAAPAPKVEAKPAPVKTVAKAAAKPVTAAKRKPVAKKKVVAKAAVKSAPIKIKPAAKLAVPTAIKPVVAKAKAVIQKEVTVMEATLKTAADKAKTLFADANDRAKAAVEKSTKAFEEINEFSKGNIEALVESGKIAAKGFETLGQDAAEYSRKQFEGATAALKSLSTVKSPTDFFKLHSDYVRSSFDAIVAQTSKNTEAVLKLAGEVAQPISNRVAVAVEKVKIAA; from the coding sequence TTGCAGTGCAGCAACGAATGTAAGGAGGCCGTTTTGGCCAGCAAGTCGCCTAACACTGACACGACCATCAAGGCGCCCGCGCCGGTCGTCGCGCCGGTTTCCGCTCCTGCCGTGACGGCAGCAGCAGCGCCTGCGCCCAAGGCCGATCCGGCTCCGGCCGCAGCGCCGACCGCCAAGGTCGAAGCAGCGCCCGCGCCCAAGGTTGAAGCCAAGCCGGCGCCCGTGAAGACGGTCGCCAAGGCTGCGGCCAAGCCCGTTACCGCCGCCAAGCGCAAGCCGGTGGCCAAGAAGAAGGTCGTCGCCAAGGCGGCCGTCAAGTCTGCCCCGATCAAGATCAAGCCTGCAGCCAAGCTGGCTGTGCCCACCGCAATCAAGCCGGTCGTCGCCAAGGCGAAGGCCGTCATCCAGAAGGAAGTGACTGTCATGGAAGCTACGCTGAAGACCGCTGCCGACAAGGCAAAGACCCTGTTCGCCGATGCGAACGACCGCGCCAAGGCCGCTGTGGAAAAGAGCACCAAGGCGTTCGAGGAAATCAACGAGTTCAGCAAGGGCAACATCGAAGCTCTGGTCGAATCGGGCAAGATCGCAGCCAAGGGCTTCGAGACGCTCGGCCAGGACGCCGCTGAGTACAGCCGCAAGCAGTTCGAAGGCGCGACCGCCGCGCTGAAGAGCCTGTCGACCGTCAAGTCGCCGACCGATTTCTTCAAGCTGCACAGCGACTATGTCCGCTCGTCGTTCGATGCGATCGTCGCGCAGACCTCGAAGAACACCGAAGCCGTGCTGAAGCTGGCCGGCGAGGTCGCTCAGCCGATCTCGAACCGCGTCGCCGTCGCCGTCGAGAAGGTCAAGATCGCCGCTTAA
- a CDS encoding GNAT family N-acetyltransferase, with translation MTAVTARIAHGVAAIAPADWDACAGTGNPFLSHAFLSILEDSGSATAQAGWQPIPIVVDAADGAPGAIAPAYAKSHSQGEYVFDHGWADAWERAGGQYYPKLQVAVPFTPVPGPRLLLRDAALAAPLIAAIEAVTDQHGLSSAHATFIDPDQLPLFEAAGWLIRAGTQFHWRNQGYAGFDDFLGCLASRKRKAIRKERAAAVEGLTIRHLTGAEISEADWDAFWIFYQDTGSRKWGRPYLTRQFFSLLGQRMADSVLLILAERDGAPIAGALNLIGADTLYGRYWGCIEEVPFLHFELCYYQAIDAAIARGLATVEAGAQGEHKLARGYVPVTTWSAHYIPDPNFRRAIETFLEREREAVESDQEYLGALTPFKKDVESFFE, from the coding sequence ATGACCGCCGTCACCGCCCGAATCGCTCACGGCGTCGCCGCCATCGCGCCCGCCGACTGGGATGCGTGTGCCGGGACCGGCAATCCTTTTCTCAGCCACGCCTTTTTGTCGATCCTCGAGGATTCAGGCAGCGCCACCGCGCAGGCCGGATGGCAGCCGATCCCGATCGTGGTCGACGCTGCGGACGGCGCACCCGGCGCGATCGCGCCCGCCTATGCCAAGAGCCACAGCCAGGGCGAATATGTCTTCGACCATGGCTGGGCCGATGCGTGGGAGCGCGCCGGCGGCCAATATTATCCCAAGCTGCAGGTCGCAGTGCCCTTCACCCCCGTGCCCGGCCCACGCCTGTTGCTGCGCGATGCCGCGCTGGCCGCGCCGCTGATCGCCGCGATCGAGGCGGTGACCGACCAGCATGGTCTGTCGTCGGCGCACGCCACCTTCATCGACCCCGACCAGCTGCCGTTGTTCGAAGCGGCCGGCTGGCTGATCCGTGCGGGGACGCAATTCCACTGGCGCAACCAGGGTTATGCCGGGTTCGACGATTTTCTCGGCTGCCTCGCCAGCCGCAAGCGCAAGGCGATCCGCAAGGAGCGCGCCGCCGCGGTCGAGGGGCTGACGATCCGCCATTTGACCGGCGCCGAGATCAGCGAGGCCGATTGGGACGCCTTCTGGATCTTCTATCAGGATACCGGATCCCGCAAATGGGGGCGCCCCTATCTGACACGGCAGTTCTTTTCGCTGCTCGGGCAACGTATGGCGGACAGCGTATTGCTGATCCTCGCCGAGCGGGACGGCGCACCGATCGCGGGCGCGCTCAACCTGATCGGCGCGGACACGCTTTATGGCCGGTATTGGGGCTGTATCGAGGAAGTGCCCTTCCTGCATTTCGAGCTTTGTTACTACCAGGCGATCGACGCCGCGATCGCGCGCGGCCTGGCGACGGTCGAAGCGGGCGCGCAGGGCGAGCATAAGCTGGCGCGCGGCTATGTTCCGGTCACCACCTGGTCGGCGCATTATATTCCGGACCCGAATTTCCGCCGCGCGATCGAAACATTCCTGGAGCGTGAGCGCGAGGCGGTCGAATCGGATCAGGAATATCTCGGCGCGCTGACACCGTTCAAAAAAGACGTAGAGTCGTTTTTCGAGTAA
- the murA gene encoding UDP-N-acetylglucosamine 1-carboxyvinyltransferase encodes MDRILIRGGNRLSGKLPISGAKNAALTLMPCALLTDEPVTLRNLPRLADVDSFGHLLNQLGASTQIEGSRPEDFGRVMTIRAGKLTSTEAPYDIVRKMRASILVLGPLIGRAGEATVSLPGGCAIGNRPIDLHLKSLEAIGATLEMAAGYVKATAPGGRLSGGKYTFPIVSVGATENVIMAAVTARGGSIIENAAREPEIVDLCNLLVAMGASISGIGTETLEIEGRDRLHGATYRVMPDRIEAGSYACAAAITGGALELVGVGIHDLRATVAALVEAGVTIEERGSNLYVEASNGLGPLTLSTAPFPGFATDMQAQFMAMLTQADGASVLTETIFENRYMHVPELARMGADIQVRGRTAVVRGVTPLVGAPVMATDLRASMSLILAGLVASGETQVQRVYHLDRGYERLEEKLQAVGADIERVGDG; translated from the coding sequence ATGGATCGAATTCTTATCCGCGGCGGCAATCGCCTTTCGGGCAAATTGCCCATCTCCGGTGCGAAGAACGCGGCGCTTACGCTGATGCCGTGCGCGCTGCTGACCGATGAACCGGTCACCCTGCGCAATCTGCCGCGACTCGCCGATGTCGACAGCTTCGGGCATCTGCTCAACCAGCTTGGCGCCTCGACCCAGATCGAAGGATCGCGGCCGGAAGATTTCGGCCGGGTGATGACGATCCGCGCCGGCAAGCTCACCTCGACCGAGGCGCCGTACGACATTGTGCGGAAAATGCGCGCGTCGATCCTGGTGCTTGGCCCGCTGATCGGCCGCGCCGGAGAGGCGACCGTATCGCTGCCCGGCGGCTGCGCGATCGGCAACCGTCCGATCGACCTTCACCTCAAATCGCTCGAGGCGATCGGCGCCACTCTCGAAATGGCGGCCGGCTACGTCAAGGCGACCGCGCCGGGCGGGCGGCTGTCGGGCGGCAAATATACTTTCCCGATCGTGTCGGTCGGCGCGACCGAGAATGTCATCATGGCGGCGGTCACTGCCAGGGGCGGCTCGATCATCGAAAATGCCGCGCGCGAGCCGGAAATCGTCGATCTGTGCAATCTGCTCGTGGCGATGGGCGCGAGCATTTCCGGCATCGGCACCGAGACGCTGGAGATTGAAGGGCGCGACCGGCTGCACGGCGCGACCTATCGCGTGATGCCCGACCGGATCGAGGCGGGCAGCTATGCCTGTGCCGCGGCGATCACCGGCGGTGCGCTTGAACTGGTCGGCGTCGGCATCCATGATCTGCGCGCTACCGTTGCCGCACTGGTCGAGGCCGGCGTGACGATCGAGGAACGCGGCAGCAATCTCTATGTCGAGGCATCGAATGGCCTTGGGCCGCTGACCCTGTCGACCGCGCCGTTCCCGGGCTTTGCGACCGATATGCAGGCGCAGTTCATGGCGATGCTGACTCAGGCGGACGGCGCCAGCGTGCTGACCGAGACGATCTTCGAGAACCGTTATATGCACGTGCCCGAACTGGCGCGGATGGGCGCCGACATCCAGGTACGCGGCCGCACCGCCGTGGTGCGTGGCGTCACGCCTTTGGTCGGCGCGCCGGTGATGGCAACCGACCTGCGCGCCTCGATGAGCCTGATCCTCGCCGGCCTCGTCGCCAGCGGTGAGACTCAGGTGCAGCGCGTCTATCATCTCGATCGCGGCTATGAGCGGCTCGAGGAGAAGCTCCAGGCGGTCGGTGCCGATATCGAGCGCGTCGGGGACGGGTGA
- a CDS encoding RidA family protein, whose product MTDRIATKLAELGLTLPEAAAPIASYVPAVEAGGLLHISGQLPFKDGVVMTGRIGEDKDLAYGQEAAQRCGLMLVAQMKRALGELHRVERIVKLGVFINSAGDFTDQPLVANGASDLMEALFGDAGKHARSAVGVPALPRGAAVEIDAIVKIAG is encoded by the coding sequence ATGACCGACAGAATCGCCACCAAGCTCGCCGAACTCGGCCTCACTTTACCCGAGGCCGCGGCACCGATCGCTTCCTATGTTCCGGCCGTCGAAGCCGGCGGGCTGCTCCATATCTCGGGCCAGCTGCCGTTCAAGGACGGCGTGGTGATGACCGGGCGGATCGGCGAGGACAAGGATCTGGCCTATGGCCAGGAGGCAGCGCAGCGCTGCGGGCTGATGCTGGTCGCGCAGATGAAGCGCGCGCTGGGCGAACTGCACCGGGTAGAGCGGATCGTGAAGCTCGGCGTATTCATCAATTCGGCGGGCGATTTCACCGACCAGCCTTTGGTCGCCAATGGCGCGTCCGACCTGATGGAGGCGCTGTTCGGCGACGCCGGCAAGCACGCGCGCAGCGCGGTCGGCGTACCGGCCCTGCCGCGCGGCGCAGCAGTGGAGATCGACGCGATCGTCAAGATCGCGGGGTAA
- a CDS encoding LL-diaminopimelate aminotransferase produces the protein MSDDFYRIRRLPPYVIAEVNAMRAEARAGGEDIIDLGMGNPDLPPPPHVIEKLCEVARKPDAHGYSASKGIPGLRKAQSGYYKRRFGVDLNPDTEVVVTLGSKEGLANLAQAITAPGDVVLAPNPSYPIHTFGFIIAGATIRSVPTTPDEQYFEALERAMAFTVPRPSVLVMGYPSNPTAEVVDLAFYERVVAFAKEHKLWVLSDLAYSELYYDGQPTPSILQVPGAKDVAVEFTSLSKTYSMAGWRIGFAVGNPTLIAALTRVKSYLDYGAFTPIQAAAVAAINGPQDIVEQNRKLYQHRRDVLVESFGRAGWDIPSPRASMFAWAPLPPALAHLGSLEFSKQLLTHAKVAVAPGVGYGENGEGFVRIAMVENEQRLRQAARNVKKYLQSMGVNTPARSA, from the coding sequence ATGTCCGACGATTTCTACCGCATCCGCCGCCTGCCGCCCTATGTCATCGCCGAAGTGAACGCGATGCGGGCCGAGGCGCGAGCGGGCGGCGAGGACATCATCGATCTCGGCATGGGCAATCCCGATCTGCCGCCGCCGCCGCATGTGATCGAGAAATTGTGCGAGGTCGCGCGCAAGCCCGATGCGCATGGCTATTCGGCCTCCAAGGGCATACCCGGGCTGCGCAAGGCGCAGAGCGGCTATTACAAGCGCCGCTTCGGCGTCGACCTGAACCCCGATACCGAGGTCGTCGTGACGCTCGGGTCCAAGGAAGGCCTCGCCAATCTCGCCCAGGCGATCACCGCGCCGGGCGATGTCGTGCTTGCGCCCAATCCGAGCTATCCGATCCACACCTTCGGCTTCATCATCGCCGGCGCGACGATCCGCAGCGTGCCGACCACGCCCGACGAGCAGTATTTCGAAGCGCTGGAGCGGGCGATGGCATTCACCGTGCCGCGCCCGAGCGTGCTGGTGATGGGCTATCCGTCGAACCCGACCGCCGAAGTGGTCGATCTTGCTTTCTACGAACGCGTCGTCGCCTTCGCCAAGGAGCACAAGCTCTGGGTGCTGTCCGACCTGGCCTATTCCGAGCTTTATTATGACGGCCAGCCGACCCCATCCATCCTGCAGGTGCCGGGTGCAAAGGATGTCGCGGTCGAATTCACTTCGCTGTCGAAGACCTATTCGATGGCCGGGTGGCGGATCGGCTTTGCGGTCGGCAACCCGACGCTGATCGCCGCGCTGACGCGCGTGAAATCCTATCTCGATTACGGCGCCTTCACCCCGATCCAGGCGGCCGCGGTCGCCGCGATCAACGGGCCGCAGGACATCGTCGAGCAGAACCGCAAGCTGTACCAGCATCGCCGCGACGTGCTGGTCGAAAGCTTCGGCCGCGCCGGATGGGACATCCCCTCGCCGCGCGCATCGATGTTCGCCTGGGCGCCGCTGCCGCCGGCGCTCGCGCATCTCGGCAGCCTCGAATTCTCCAAGCAACTGCTCACCCATGCCAAGGTCGCAGTCGCGCCGGGCGTCGGTTACGGCGAAAATGGCGAGGGTTTCGTGCGCATCGCGATGGTCGAGAATGAGCAAAGGCTGCGCCAGGCGGCGCGCAACGTGAAAAAATATCTGCAGAGCATGGGCGTGAATACGCCGGCGCGCTCGGCCTGA
- a CDS encoding PHA/PHB synthase family protein — protein MAKPDTPMPTLPSLEEIQHWTWVIGRAQQMMLEQGLGAIAPPESSGLPVIPGFNDPATLERAQSFWTDSLTLWQRFVDPAHAPAVEEKPEQARDKRFKDAAWRDNPMFDWIRQSYFLISDHLLQNVDALQGVDAKQKEQLRFAARGFLDAMSPSNFPATNPQVLEKTIETGGENLLKGLQNMLADIGKGQLTHTDPNAFEVGRNLATTPGKVVHRTPLYELIQYTPTTETVLAVPLVIFPPWINRFYILDLTPEKSFIRWAVDQGITVFMVSWKSADASMKDVLWDDYIAAQIDAIDTIRDALKVDAVHAIGYCVAGTTLAATLAILAARGEAEKVKSATFFTAQIDFANAGELLHFVDDDQLASIAKMSPDGFLDGRYMALTFNLLRGRDLIWNYVTNNYLLGQDYAPFDLLHWNGDTTNLPSKWHLSYLTDLYRDNLLAKPGALQAGGTPIDLTRVKTPAYIQAGREDHIAPAESVWNITHHFAGPIKFVLAGSGHIAGVVNPPSLHKYQYWLNPMPVKTLAEFVAGANETKGSWWPDWLGWLQDQDSTTVAARTARQPGKGKLKALEDAPGTYVRTR, from the coding sequence ATGGCCAAGCCCGACACGCCCATGCCGACCTTGCCCAGCCTGGAGGAGATCCAGCACTGGACCTGGGTGATCGGCCGGGCGCAGCAGATGATGCTCGAACAGGGGCTCGGCGCGATCGCACCGCCCGAATCGAGCGGCCTGCCGGTGATCCCCGGGTTCAACGATCCGGCAACGCTCGAGCGCGCCCAATCCTTCTGGACCGACAGTCTCACCCTGTGGCAGCGCTTCGTCGATCCGGCGCATGCGCCGGCGGTCGAGGAAAAACCCGAACAGGCGCGCGACAAGCGCTTCAAGGACGCGGCGTGGCGCGACAATCCGATGTTCGACTGGATCCGCCAGAGTTATTTCCTGATCTCCGACCATCTGCTGCAGAATGTCGATGCCCTGCAGGGCGTGGATGCGAAGCAGAAGGAGCAATTGCGCTTCGCCGCGCGCGGTTTCCTCGATGCGATGAGCCCGTCCAATTTTCCCGCGACCAATCCGCAGGTGCTCGAAAAGACGATCGAGACGGGCGGCGAGAATCTGCTGAAAGGCCTGCAGAACATGCTCGCCGATATCGGCAAGGGGCAACTCACCCACACCGATCCGAATGCGTTCGAGGTCGGTCGCAACCTTGCCACGACCCCCGGCAAGGTGGTGCACCGCACCCCGCTCTACGAACTGATCCAGTACACGCCGACCACCGAGACTGTGCTCGCCGTGCCGCTGGTGATCTTCCCGCCCTGGATCAACCGTTTCTACATTCTCGACCTGACGCCGGAGAAAAGCTTCATCCGCTGGGCGGTCGATCAGGGCATCACCGTGTTCATGGTGTCGTGGAAGTCGGCCGATGCGAGCATGAAGGACGTGCTGTGGGACGATTATATCGCCGCCCAGATCGATGCGATCGACACGATTCGCGATGCGCTGAAGGTCGATGCGGTCCATGCGATCGGCTATTGCGTCGCCGGCACCACGCTTGCCGCGACGCTCGCCATCCTCGCGGCGCGCGGAGAAGCGGAGAAAGTGAAGAGCGCGACCTTCTTCACCGCCCAGATCGACTTCGCCAATGCCGGCGAGCTGCTTCATTTCGTCGATGACGATCAGCTCGCCTCGATCGCCAAGATGTCCCCCGACGGCTTTCTCGACGGCCGCTATATGGCGCTGACCTTCAACCTGCTGCGCGGGCGCGACCTGATCTGGAACTATGTCACCAACAATTACCTCCTCGGCCAGGATTATGCGCCGTTCGATCTGCTCCACTGGAACGGCGACACGACCAATTTGCCGAGCAAATGGCATCTCAGCTATCTGACCGATCTGTACCGCGACAATCTGCTCGCCAAACCCGGCGCGCTGCAGGCCGGCGGCACGCCGATCGACCTGACCAGGGTAAAGACCCCAGCCTATATTCAGGCCGGGCGCGAGGATCATATCGCGCCGGCGGAGAGCGTGTGGAACATCACTCATCATTTCGCCGGGCCGATCAAATTCGTGCTCGCCGGGTCGGGCCATATCGCCGGGGTGGTCAACCCGCCCTCGCTGCACAAATATCAATATTGGCTCAATCCGATGCCAGTGAAGACGCTGGCCGAATTCGTTGCCGGGGCGAACGAGACCAAGGGGAGCTGGTGGCCGGACTGGCTTGGCTGGCTGCAGGATCAGGACTCGACGACCGTCGCGGCAAGGACCGCGCGCCAGCCGGGCAAGGGCAAACTCAAGGCGCTCGAAGACGCGCCCGGGACCTATGTAAGGACCCGCTAA
- the clpS gene encoding ATP-dependent Clp protease adapter ClpS — protein MAQGPDEGTGGDDEGTGLGIATRTRTRTKQPTPYRVLLLNDDYTPMEFVVLVLQRFFRMDMEAATRVMLHVHQKGVGVCGTFSYEVAETKVAQVTEFARQNQHPLQCTLEKA, from the coding sequence ATGGCCCAAGGGCCCGACGAGGGCACGGGCGGTGACGACGAAGGCACTGGCCTCGGCATCGCCACCCGCACCCGGACGCGCACCAAGCAGCCGACCCCGTACCGCGTGCTGCTGCTCAACGACGATTACACGCCGATGGAGTTCGTCGTGCTGGTGCTGCAGCGCTTCTTCCGCATGGACATGGAGGCTGCAACGCGCGTGATGCTCCACGTCCATCAAAAGGGCGTCGGCGTGTGCGGCACCTTCAGCTACGAAGTGGCCGAGACGAAGGTCGCGCAGGTCACCGAATTCGCCCGGCAGAACCAGCACCCGCTGCAATGCACGCTGGAAAAGGCCTGA